The Leadbettera azotonutricia ZAS-9 genome has a window encoding:
- a CDS encoding 5'-nucleotidase C-terminal domain-containing protein: MKIHLVTGTRPTVWTALFALALVFSAVFFPGCPSETRGDDITHLLPGPRSIQVTARNESLVLQWTKIVPAQGIVPYYGVYYSSASAIPESAIKWDDVHAGSSQLVTSTITGLVNEISHYVWVKAIYPGLGNSDFTPVEVGIPIPPPQKPGSLTVIPGEEMLEITWTTVAHAFTYEVYYKADGTGVEPPPDTAETMKTVSNPGIVLLGLTNTTNYAIWVRALNTAGNSPAYSTSDGIPQLAVSVPGSGKTPDKPSVVPGNNKLALTWNQVLGISSYKLYYNTSNDFSTATPVAGTIPANAPAVSAEITGLVNDMPYYVWVASLNLQGESPASESASGTPKAKDPINFSNLKFALGTASAEYIFAVDLPPSVFFPDGRPNTDRLTRVQETALGNLFTDGVAWYVRNKLNEPIDFVFINGGLIDNVLPRGTVTVGTVAGITQPDARTDKIFLLTMKGDKLKLFFEDMAGKETTIEPGDVSGVVHTGRGGPHNTGFFGTVSKEVRYTLQYYKAPEFTEGDPAISSDISEPYYHGFIKPGTLTINGVPINDSQDYRICTTDYLAAGEYFTGLYTDGTDEKSFSIPFWHGVAEYIYDQGTITPYLDGRIKIEGGVPLPPPWIPGDLVKP; encoded by the coding sequence GTGAAAATACACCTTGTAACCGGAACTCGTCCGACTGTTTGGACGGCTTTGTTTGCCCTGGCGTTGGTTTTCAGCGCCGTGTTCTTTCCGGGCTGCCCTTCCGAGACCCGCGGCGATGACATAACCCATCTTCTTCCCGGTCCCCGTTCCATACAGGTCACCGCAAGAAACGAGTCGCTTGTCCTGCAGTGGACAAAGATCGTCCCTGCACAGGGCATCGTTCCGTATTACGGGGTGTATTATAGTTCCGCATCAGCTATCCCCGAATCTGCCATAAAATGGGATGATGTCCATGCTGGCTCATCCCAGCTGGTAACATCCACCATCACCGGTCTTGTTAACGAAATTTCTCACTATGTATGGGTAAAGGCGATATATCCCGGCCTGGGGAACTCGGACTTTACCCCTGTTGAAGTGGGAATACCAATCCCGCCGCCTCAAAAGCCCGGATCCTTAACCGTTATTCCCGGCGAAGAAATGCTGGAAATTACCTGGACCACAGTAGCACACGCTTTTACCTATGAGGTGTATTACAAAGCCGATGGAACAGGCGTCGAACCCCCGCCTGACACGGCTGAAACCATGAAGACGGTTTCCAATCCGGGAATAGTGCTACTCGGATTAACCAACACGACAAACTATGCAATTTGGGTCAGGGCCCTTAATACCGCAGGGAATTCCCCTGCTTATTCAACAAGCGACGGAATACCCCAACTCGCAGTCAGCGTCCCTGGCTCTGGCAAAACGCCGGATAAACCAAGCGTTGTACCGGGAAACAACAAACTTGCCCTTACCTGGAATCAGGTTTTAGGCATATCGTCATACAAATTGTATTACAATACGTCTAACGATTTTTCTACTGCAACACCGGTTGCGGGAACCATCCCGGCCAATGCCCCTGCGGTAAGCGCCGAAATTACCGGGCTTGTCAATGATATGCCCTACTATGTATGGGTTGCCTCATTAAATTTGCAGGGAGAATCACCTGCAAGTGAATCCGCAAGCGGCACTCCCAAGGCAAAAGATCCCATTAATTTCAGTAACCTCAAATTTGCATTGGGAACAGCCTCGGCAGAATATATCTTTGCAGTCGATCTTCCTCCGAGTGTTTTTTTCCCCGATGGCAGGCCCAATACCGACCGCCTGACCCGTGTGCAGGAGACCGCCCTGGGAAATCTCTTTACCGATGGCGTGGCGTGGTATGTCAGAAATAAACTTAATGAGCCTATTGACTTTGTATTCATTAACGGCGGCCTGATAGACAATGTACTCCCCAGGGGTACTGTTACCGTGGGGACTGTCGCGGGCATAACCCAGCCGGATGCCCGGACAGATAAAATCTTCCTGCTTACCATGAAGGGAGACAAGCTGAAACTGTTTTTTGAAGACATGGCGGGCAAAGAAACAACTATTGAGCCTGGTGATGTTTCCGGTGTAGTACATACCGGCAGGGGCGGCCCTCACAACACCGGCTTCTTCGGTACCGTATCAAAAGAAGTACGGTATACCCTTCAATATTATAAAGCTCCGGAATTTACCGAGGGAGACCCTGCAATAAGTTCCGATATCAGCGAGCCTTATTATCACGGGTTTATCAAACCGGGAACCCTCACGATTAATGGCGTACCCATTAATGATAGTCAAGACTATCGTATCTGTACCACCGATTATCTTGCCGCAGGAGAGTACTTCACCGGGCTATATACCGATGGAACTGATGAAAAGTCATTCAGCATTCCCTTCTGGCATGGTGTAGCGGAATATATCTATGATCAGGGAACAATAACACCATACCTTGATGGTCGTATCAAAATTGAAGGTGGTGTTCCCCTGCCCCCGCCCTGGATTCCGGGTGATCTGGTAAAGCCTTGA
- a CDS encoding TonB-dependent receptor, which produces MIRCALFVFVFFLSSFIPCFAQGIDTVEEPLARDEVFRLPEAEVTADRDTPELVTREEMDREGANDLWEAVKSVPGVILSGGGRRNDSNFSVRGFGSDSVPVFVDGIIAANPYRGEGDSARLLTGDMESIEIKKGFSSELLGANTLGGAVLLRTAKPKNPFEASLKTSFDFDSVFHYADSTSVASIGTKLDFFYAKAVFQYRDVDHFRLPGSFEPTAKNPQEKGDRLWSDSDDIKLTLMAGVTPISDMDIWLTYVYQDADKGYSPPDVTTSDFSIWHWPVWKRYSVSLNSTFGIGPFSFDALFYFDKYDNRLDEYYHWKAYELGIHAPHSDYDEYSLGGRLIGKWEINSWNMLQGAATYKKEDHRGLRGDMVNENELTEEMHVNEDTWSLGAEYSINPWEPLTIKAGLGLDSLIPNEYWNDENEYNKLLDADYFIVKTQKMFLYTWQAGVFYKFPKSEEGSRNHELRFTYARKNHFPNMAQRYSTRFGTSLPNPNLGPEIANHFELGYYFNFNNSEKFISAFTLNTAVYYSIVDGKIVTVEWPNPHYSSASVDLSRNLDSTSFWGFELAPELSLKDFLSSGLAFSWNRYTINHSQNGIEALTYYPEITLNGYVVYKPIKLLSIIPRVEYIGSRYADTEGKSELDSYFLAHLKVNADIGKYFSLSAGVENIFDTYYEIRQYSPMAGRSFTFSFTARY; this is translated from the coding sequence ATGATTCGATGCGCCTTATTTGTATTTGTGTTTTTTCTCTCTTCATTTATTCCTTGTTTTGCCCAGGGGATAGATACTGTTGAGGAACCCCTTGCAAGGGACGAAGTTTTCAGACTCCCTGAGGCCGAGGTGACCGCTGATCGCGATACTCCGGAATTGGTTACCCGTGAAGAAATGGACAGGGAAGGGGCAAATGATCTTTGGGAGGCGGTCAAGTCCGTACCGGGGGTAATCCTCTCCGGAGGCGGCAGACGCAACGATTCTAATTTTTCAGTACGGGGCTTCGGTTCTGATAGTGTGCCTGTTTTTGTGGATGGCATCATAGCGGCTAACCCCTACAGGGGCGAAGGAGACAGCGCCCGGCTTCTTACTGGGGATATGGAAAGCATCGAAATAAAGAAAGGGTTCAGTTCGGAACTGCTGGGGGCAAATACCCTGGGCGGAGCGGTTCTTCTGCGTACCGCAAAACCAAAAAACCCTTTTGAAGCATCCCTTAAAACCAGTTTTGATTTCGATAGTGTCTTTCATTATGCCGATTCCACCAGCGTGGCAAGCATAGGAACCAAACTGGATTTCTTTTATGCCAAGGCGGTGTTTCAGTACCGGGATGTGGATCACTTTAGGCTTCCCGGCAGTTTTGAGCCCACAGCGAAGAACCCCCAGGAAAAGGGAGACAGGCTTTGGTCTGATTCTGATGATATAAAGCTCACCCTTATGGCAGGTGTGACCCCCATTTCGGATATGGATATCTGGCTGACTTATGTATACCAGGATGCGGACAAGGGGTATTCGCCTCCGGATGTCACAACTTCAGATTTTTCTATTTGGCACTGGCCGGTGTGGAAGCGGTACAGCGTTTCTCTTAACAGTACCTTTGGTATTGGTCCATTTTCATTTGACGCCCTGTTTTATTTTGACAAATACGACAACCGCCTTGATGAATATTACCACTGGAAGGCTTACGAGTTGGGTATTCATGCCCCGCATTCGGATTATGATGAATATTCTCTGGGAGGCCGCCTTATTGGGAAATGGGAGATAAACAGCTGGAATATGCTGCAGGGAGCGGCCACTTATAAAAAAGAAGATCATCGCGGTTTACGCGGCGACATGGTGAATGAGAATGAGCTAACCGAGGAAATGCACGTTAATGAAGATACCTGGTCTTTGGGCGCTGAATATTCGATAAACCCATGGGAGCCTCTGACCATAAAGGCGGGGTTGGGATTGGACAGCCTCATACCCAATGAATACTGGAATGATGAAAATGAATACAACAAGCTTCTGGATGCGGATTACTTTATTGTTAAAACCCAAAAAATGTTTCTCTATACATGGCAAGCTGGTGTTTTTTATAAATTTCCCAAAAGTGAAGAAGGTTCCCGGAATCATGAACTTCGGTTTACCTATGCACGAAAGAATCATTTCCCAAATATGGCCCAGCGTTACTCAACCCGGTTCGGCACAAGCCTGCCCAATCCCAACCTGGGGCCCGAGATCGCCAATCACTTTGAATTGGGATACTATTTCAATTTCAACAACAGCGAAAAATTTATTTCAGCCTTCACCCTGAATACCGCTGTGTATTACAGCATTGTAGACGGGAAAATTGTAACTGTAGAATGGCCGAATCCCCACTATTCAAGCGCGTCCGTGGATCTTTCCAGGAACCTCGATTCAACATCATTTTGGGGTTTTGAATTGGCTCCGGAACTCTCTTTGAAAGATTTTTTAAGCTCTGGCCTGGCTTTTTCCTGGAATCGTTATACAATCAATCACAGTCAGAATGGCATAGAAGCCCTAACATATTATCCTGAAATTACGCTTAATGGGTATGTAGTTTATAAACCGATCAAACTGCTTTCAATTATTCCCCGAGTAGAATACATCGGTTCCCGCTATGCGGATACCGAAGGGAAATCCGAACTTGATTCCTATTTCCTGGCGCATCTTAAAGTAAATGCCGACATTGGCAAATATTTCAGCCTTTCGGCAGGTGTCGAAAATATCTTTGATACCTATTATGAGATCCGCCAATACTCTCCCATGGCGGGGCGCAGTTTTACATTCTCCTTTACGGCGAGGTATTAG